In a single window of the Anaerotruncus rubiinfantis genome:
- a CDS encoding YczE/YyaS/YitT family protein: MLRSQLFRRYAVFFAGLYFCAAGVALVTRAGLGTSPISSLAYVLTFLFPLSLGTFTLLTNIVMLGVQAAILRRDFELTQLLQLPATLVFSAGIDLNMYFLRAVPLPNYLSQIAMLLLGCAALGFGVAVEVVADALILPADGMAKAISQKWGVAFGKAKTGCDVTLVILAILISLLAMHHISGVREGTLVAALTVGTCAGWFKKHLICLCCERWRLFPAAPAAQPDPS, encoded by the coding sequence ATGCTTCGTTCCCAGCTTTTCCGTCGTTATGCCGTCTTTTTCGCCGGGCTTTATTTCTGCGCGGCCGGCGTCGCGCTGGTCACCCGCGCGGGGCTCGGCACCTCCCCGATTTCCTCGCTCGCCTATGTGCTCACCTTTCTCTTCCCGCTGTCGCTTGGCACCTTCACCCTGCTCACCAACATCGTGATGCTTGGCGTGCAGGCGGCGATCCTCCGGCGGGATTTCGAGCTGACCCAGCTGCTGCAGCTTCCCGCGACGCTCGTATTCAGCGCCGGGATCGATCTGAATATGTATTTTCTGCGCGCAGTCCCTCTGCCAAATTATCTGTCCCAAATCGCAATGCTTCTGCTCGGATGTGCGGCGCTGGGGTTCGGTGTGGCGGTTGAGGTGGTCGCGGACGCGCTCATCCTCCCGGCGGACGGGATGGCCAAGGCGATTTCTCAAAAGTGGGGCGTCGCGTTCGGCAAGGCGAAAACCGGCTGCGATGTCACGCTTGTGATCCTGGCGATCCTCATTTCGCTTCTGGCGATGCATCATATTTCGGGCGTGCGGGAAGGCACGCTGGTCGCCGCTCTGACAGTGGGGACCTGTGCGGGCTGGTTCAAAAAGCATCTCATCTGTCTGTGCTGTGAACGCTGGCGGCTCTTTCCGGCCGCCCCGGCGGCACAGCCCGATCCTTCCTGA
- the dinB gene encoding DNA polymerase IV produces MDRTILHCDCNGFYASVECILRPELRETPMAVCGDPESRHGIILAKNELAKRYQIQTAETVWQARRKCPGLTLVAPHRDQYQKYSRLVNAIYARYTDQIEPFGIDESWLDVTGSRGLFGDGKTIADEIRRVVRAELGLTVSVGVSFNKIFAKLGSDYKKPDATTIISRENFREIVWPLPVTDLLYVGKAAAQILRQVGITTIGELAKADREALSKRLGKMGETLHDYACGLEDSPVRPADEAREMKSVGNGMTYKRNLHGMADIRLGVLTLADEVAARLRRHGMKCRTVVVTIRDPDFKTITRQRPLEKASHLGKELSDAALAIVRESWDLRRPIRMLTITAANLVEDGLETEQLSFFTPQQDEQAREKQEKLENAVDGIRDKFGKSAISRAGVLGNDLGIDRHRELPEGYKGP; encoded by the coding sequence ATGGATCGGACCATTTTGCACTGCGACTGCAACGGCTTTTACGCATCGGTGGAATGTATCCTGCGTCCCGAATTGCGCGAGACCCCGATGGCGGTCTGCGGAGACCCGGAAAGCCGCCATGGGATCATCCTGGCCAAAAACGAGCTGGCCAAGCGTTATCAGATTCAAACCGCCGAAACGGTCTGGCAGGCCAGGCGCAAATGTCCAGGCCTTACGCTGGTGGCGCCTCATCGGGATCAGTATCAGAAATATTCACGGCTGGTCAACGCGATCTATGCGCGCTATACCGATCAGATCGAGCCGTTCGGCATTGATGAGAGCTGGCTGGATGTGACCGGCAGCCGCGGGCTTTTCGGGGACGGCAAAACCATCGCGGATGAGATCCGGCGGGTGGTGCGCGCCGAACTTGGTCTCACGGTGTCGGTCGGGGTCAGCTTCAATAAGATATTCGCCAAACTCGGCAGCGATTACAAAAAGCCGGACGCCACCACCATTATCAGCCGGGAGAATTTCCGGGAGATCGTTTGGCCGCTGCCAGTGACCGATCTGCTCTATGTGGGAAAAGCTGCGGCGCAGATCCTCCGGCAGGTTGGCATCACCACAATTGGGGAACTGGCGAAAGCCGACCGGGAGGCGCTTTCAAAACGCCTTGGGAAGATGGGTGAGACACTGCACGACTATGCCTGTGGGTTGGAGGACAGCCCGGTGCGCCCGGCGGATGAAGCGCGGGAGATGAAATCGGTCGGAAACGGCATGACTTATAAGCGCAACCTGCACGGGATGGCAGATATCCGGCTTGGCGTACTCACGCTGGCAGATGAGGTTGCCGCCCGGCTGCGGCGCCACGGCATGAAATGCAGGACGGTGGTGGTGACCATCCGCGACCCGGATTTTAAAACAATCACCCGGCAGCGTCCGCTTGAAAAGGCAAGTCATCTGGGCAAAGAACTGTCCGACGCGGCGCTTGCGATTGTCCGGGAGTCGTGGGATCTGCGCAGACCGATCCGGATGCTGACCATCACCGCCGCAAATCTGGTGGAGGATGGGTTGGAAACCGAACAGCTGAGCTTTTTCACTCCGCAGCAGGATGAGCAGGCACGCGAAAAGCAGGAAAAGCTGGAGAACGCGGTGGATGGTATCCGTGACAAATTCGGTAAGAGCGCGATCAGCCGGGCCGGGGTACTCGGCAACGATCTGGGGATCGACCGGCACCGGGAGCTGCCGGAGGGATACAAGGGCCCCTGA
- a CDS encoding 4Fe-4S binding protein, with protein MAKRLANINPDRCVACGACIKICPCASLSVPRGIVATISEALCIGCGRCAKICPAGAIAVKEVETA; from the coding sequence ATGGCAAAACGGCTGGCCAATATCAATCCGGATCGGTGCGTAGCCTGCGGCGCCTGCATCAAAATCTGCCCGTGCGCGTCCCTTTCGGTTCCGCGCGGCATCGTCGCCACAATCAGTGAAGCGCTCTGTATCGGGTGCGGCAGGTGCGCCAAAATCTGTCCTGCCGGGGCAATCGCTGTCAAGGAGGTGGAAACCGCGTGA
- a CDS encoding substrate-binding domain-containing protein: MKRILGITLAAMMSLSLLAGCGGSDEPSSSTAPAAPASSAAPASSEAPKGMEGPITVVSREPGSGTRGAFIELMGIEEKGADGTKTDHTTQDAVIASQTNVVMTNVAGDPNAIGYISLGSLNDTVKAVNVDGVEANAENVKAGTYKVARPFNIATKGEPTGLAKDFIDFIMSKEGQQIVVDAGYIAVADDAAAYAGDKPQGRLVIAGSSSVSPVMEKLAEAYKAVNAGAEIELQTSDSTAGMTAAIDGTCDIGMASRGLKDTESAELVGLAIANDGIAVVVSPENPVENLTSEQIKGIFTGEIIDWADAQ, from the coding sequence ATGAAAAGAATTCTTGGCATAACACTTGCGGCAATGATGTCCCTTTCGCTGCTCGCCGGATGCGGCGGCTCCGATGAGCCTTCTTCGAGCACCGCCCCCGCGGCGCCCGCTTCCTCCGCAGCCCCGGCTTCTTCCGAAGCGCCCAAAGGTATGGAAGGCCCGATCACCGTTGTCTCCCGGGAACCCGGTTCCGGTACCCGCGGCGCGTTTATCGAATTGATGGGCATTGAGGAGAAGGGCGCGGACGGTACAAAGACCGACCACACCACTCAGGATGCGGTTATTGCCAGCCAGACCAACGTGGTTATGACCAACGTCGCGGGCGACCCGAACGCGATCGGTTACATCTCCCTCGGTTCGCTCAATGACACCGTGAAAGCGGTCAATGTTGACGGCGTGGAAGCGAACGCCGAAAATGTCAAAGCCGGCACCTATAAGGTCGCGCGTCCCTTTAACATCGCCACCAAAGGCGAGCCCACTGGCCTTGCGAAGGATTTCATCGACTTCATCATGTCAAAAGAAGGCCAGCAGATCGTAGTTGACGCCGGCTACATCGCGGTTGCGGATGACGCCGCCGCCTATGCGGGTGACAAGCCCCAGGGCCGTCTGGTCATCGCTGGATCCTCCTCGGTTTCCCCGGTTATGGAAAAGCTGGCCGAAGCCTACAAAGCGGTCAATGCCGGCGCTGAGATCGAACTGCAGACCAGTGACTCCACTGCGGGCATGACCGCCGCGATCGACGGCACCTGCGACATCGGCATGGCTTCCCGCGGGCTCAAAGATACCGAATCCGCCGAGCTTGTCGGCCTGGCGATTGCAAACGATGGCATCGCGGTTGTGGTTTCTCCGGAAAATCCGGTTGAGAACCTGACCAGTGAGCAGATCAAAGGCATCTTCACCGGCGAAATCATCGACTGGGCCGACGCCCAGTAA
- the pstC gene encoding phosphate ABC transporter permease subunit PstC: protein MNKFKEKAMEILFLICALASIIAVLLICLFLFANGLPAMAKIGVFDFLLGEKWAPSDVPASFGIFPMILGSIYVTAGAILIGVPVGILTAIYLAYFCPKKLHAVLKPAVELMAGIPSIVYGFFGMVVLVPEIRTIGRALQQAGVFRKVDNGGSILTASILLGIMILPTIIGVSESALRAVPGSYYEGALALGATHERAAFFAVLPAAKSGILAGIVLGIGRAIGETMAVVMIAGNQPRIPQNIFQGVRTLTANIVLEMGYAAELHREALIATGVVLFVFILLINLTFSVLKRRMG, encoded by the coding sequence ATGAACAAATTCAAAGAAAAAGCGATGGAGATCCTCTTTTTGATCTGTGCACTGGCTTCGATCATCGCGGTGCTGCTGATCTGTCTGTTCCTTTTTGCGAACGGCCTGCCCGCGATGGCAAAGATCGGCGTGTTCGACTTCCTGCTCGGAGAAAAATGGGCGCCGTCCGATGTGCCCGCATCTTTTGGGATCTTCCCAATGATCCTGGGCAGCATCTATGTGACCGCCGGAGCAATCCTGATCGGCGTGCCGGTTGGAATCCTCACAGCCATCTATCTCGCATATTTCTGTCCCAAAAAGCTGCATGCGGTTTTAAAACCCGCGGTGGAACTGATGGCGGGCATCCCTTCGATCGTCTACGGCTTCTTTGGAATGGTCGTACTGGTGCCGGAAATCCGCACCATTGGACGGGCGCTCCAGCAGGCGGGCGTCTTTCGGAAGGTGGATAACGGAGGCAGCATCCTGACCGCTTCGATCCTGCTGGGTATCATGATCCTGCCCACCATCATCGGCGTGTCAGAATCCGCCCTGCGCGCTGTGCCGGGCAGTTATTATGAAGGCGCGCTGGCGCTTGGCGCGACCCATGAGCGCGCCGCTTTCTTCGCGGTTCTTCCAGCGGCAAAATCCGGTATCCTGGCGGGTATCGTGCTGGGCATCGGCCGGGCGATTGGCGAAACGATGGCGGTCGTGATGATCGCGGGCAACCAGCCGCGCATACCGCAGAATATTTTTCAGGGGGTGCGCACTCTGACGGCGAACATCGTGCTGGAGATGGGCTACGCCGCCGAGCTGCACCGGGAAGCGCTGATTGCGACCGGCGTAGTGCTGTTTGTATTCATCCTGCTCATCAATCTGACTTTCTCGGTGCTCAAAAGGAGGATGGGATAA
- the pstA gene encoding phosphate ABC transporter permease PstA has translation MAGQKDAVRGINRVGIARKCKDYLAHPLSLLLFLLVTLAAVITVFVLFYIIVYILAKGVPYLTPSLFELTYTSENVSLFPAIVTTVQMTFLSLLIAAPLGIFTAVYLVEYAKRGNKVVELVRITSETLSGIPSIVYGLFGMLFFVTALHWSFSLIAGACTLAIMILPLIMRTTEEALKSVPDSFREASFGLGAGKLRTVFKIVLPSAVPGILAGIILAIGRIVGETAALIYTAGTVAQIPGSLMASGRTLAIHMYVLSSEGLHTNEAYATAVVLLVTVLLINTLSAVIAKRLTKG, from the coding sequence ATGGCGGGACAGAAAGACGCGGTCCGGGGGATCAACCGGGTCGGCATTGCCCGAAAATGCAAGGACTATCTGGCGCATCCGCTCTCGCTGCTCCTCTTTTTGCTGGTGACGCTTGCGGCGGTCATCACGGTATTCGTCCTCTTTTACATCATCGTTTATATCCTGGCCAAGGGCGTCCCTTACCTAACGCCCTCCCTTTTTGAGCTCACCTACACCTCGGAGAACGTTTCACTCTTTCCTGCGATCGTCACAACGGTGCAGATGACCTTTCTTTCGCTGCTCATTGCCGCGCCGCTTGGGATCTTCACGGCCGTTTACCTGGTGGAATATGCCAAACGCGGCAACAAGGTGGTCGAACTGGTGCGGATCACCTCCGAAACCCTCTCCGGAATCCCTTCGATCGTCTATGGGCTTTTTGGCATGCTCTTTTTCGTCACAGCGCTGCACTGGAGTTTCTCGCTCATCGCGGGCGCCTGCACGCTGGCAATCATGATCCTGCCGCTCATCATGCGCACCACCGAGGAAGCGCTCAAATCGGTGCCCGATTCCTTCCGCGAGGCCAGCTTCGGGCTTGGCGCGGGGAAACTTCGCACGGTCTTTAAAATTGTACTGCCGTCCGCAGTGCCGGGTATCCTGGCGGGTATCATCTTGGCTATCGGGCGCATTGTCGGCGAGACCGCCGCGCTCATCTACACAGCCGGCACGGTGGCGCAGATCCCCGGATCGCTGATGGCGTCCGGACGCACGCTGGCCATCCATATGTACGTGCTCTCAAGCGAAGGGCTCCACACAAACGAGGCTTACGCCACGGCGGTCGTTCTGCTGGTGACCGTCCTGCTGATCAACACGCTGTCCGCGGTAATCGCGAAACGACTGACAAAGGGGTAA
- the pstB gene encoding phosphate ABC transporter ATP-binding protein PstB gives MNGIKFAIEDLDLYYGDFKALKDINLRLREKTITAFIGPSGCGKSTLLKSLNRMNDLVEGCRITGKVTLDGEDIYGDMDINTLRKRVGMVFQKPNPFPMSVYDNIAYGPRTHGIRSKGKLDEIVEQSLRSAAIWDELKDRLKKSALGLSGGQQQRLCIARALAVDPEVLLMDEPTSALDPISTSKIEDLVLELKQKYTIIIVTHNMQQATRISDETAFFLLGEVVEFCDTERMFSMPGDKRTEDYITGRFG, from the coding sequence ATGAACGGTATCAAATTTGCAATCGAGGATCTCGACCTTTATTACGGCGATTTTAAGGCGCTCAAGGATATCAACCTGCGGCTTCGGGAAAAGACGATCACCGCTTTTATCGGGCCTTCCGGCTGCGGGAAGTCCACCCTGCTCAAATCCCTTAACCGGATGAACGATCTGGTGGAGGGCTGCCGGATCACCGGGAAGGTGACGCTTGACGGGGAGGATATCTATGGAGATATGGACATCAATACGCTGCGCAAGCGGGTCGGCATGGTCTTTCAGAAGCCAAACCCGTTCCCGATGAGCGTCTACGACAATATCGCATATGGCCCGCGCACCCATGGAATCCGCTCAAAGGGCAAGCTCGACGAGATCGTCGAACAGAGCCTGCGTTCCGCCGCGATTTGGGACGAACTCAAGGACCGGCTCAAAAAATCGGCGCTCGGGCTTTCGGGCGGCCAGCAGCAGCGGCTTTGCATCGCCCGCGCGCTGGCGGTCGACCCGGAGGTTCTTTTGATGGACGAACCGACCAGCGCGCTCGATCCGATTTCCACTTCTAAAATCGAGGACCTTGTGTTAGAATTGAAGCAGAAATACACGATCATTATCGTGACCCACAATATGCAGCAGGCCACGCGCATCTCGGACGAGACGGCGTTCTTCCTGCTCGGCGAGGTGGTTGAGTTCTGCGACACCGAGCGGATGTTCTCGATGCCGGGAGACAAGCGAACCGAAGATTACATCACCGGCCGGTTCGGATGA
- the phoU gene encoding phosphate signaling complex protein PhoU, producing MRNRFDKELELLNTELIKMGQLVESAIRDAVKALLEKDLALAKKAIQFDSEVDEKEKEIEHRCMKLLLQQQPVAADLRLISTALKMITDMERIGDQAQDISEITIRLINEEYIDSLEHIPQMAEATIKMVTEAIDAFVSRDMALAQAVIEYDDVVDNLFIEVKDDLIRLIRQDPANGEQAIDLIMVAKYFERIGDHATNIAEWVVFSITGEHVGDHPVD from the coding sequence ATGAGAAACCGTTTTGACAAGGAACTGGAACTTTTAAATACCGAACTGATTAAGATGGGCCAGCTTGTGGAAAGCGCCATCCGTGACGCGGTCAAAGCGCTTCTGGAAAAGGATCTCGCGCTTGCGAAAAAAGCGATTCAGTTCGATTCCGAAGTGGATGAAAAGGAAAAGGAGATTGAACACCGCTGCATGAAACTGCTTTTGCAGCAGCAGCCGGTCGCCGCCGACCTGCGGCTCATCTCCACCGCGCTCAAAATGATCACCGATATGGAACGCATCGGTGACCAGGCGCAGGATATCTCGGAAATCACCATCCGGCTCATCAATGAGGAATATATCGACTCGCTCGAGCACATCCCGCAGATGGCCGAGGCGACCATCAAAATGGTCACAGAAGCGATCGACGCCTTCGTCAGCCGCGACATGGCGCTCGCACAGGCGGTCATCGAATATGACGATGTGGTGGATAATCTCTTCATCGAGGTGAAGGACGACCTGATCCGCCTCATCCGCCAGGACCCGGCGAATGGCGAACAGGCGATCGACCTCATCATGGTGGCGAAATATTTTGAGCGGATCGGCGATCATGCGACGAATATTGCCGAATGGGTGGTCTTTTCGATCACCGGCGAGCATGTCGGGGACCATCCGGTCGATTAA
- a CDS encoding response regulator transcription factor: MAGTRIYLVEDDESIRELILYALTSSGFEAQGFDCAEPFWVAVKQRSPGLVLLDIMLPGDDGLAILRRLKESGGTSQVPVIMLTAKATEYDKVKGLDLGADDYITKPFGVMELISRIRAVLRRVKPEENIALVSCGGITLDEERRTVTSQGEPVTLTYKEFELLSYLLRNEGIVLTREKIMERVWGFDYEGESRTVDMHIKSLRQKLGACGALIQTVRGVGYKVSV, from the coding sequence ATGGCAGGGACACGCATTTATCTGGTGGAAGACGACGAGAGCATCCGGGAACTGATCCTGTACGCCCTCACGAGCAGCGGGTTTGAAGCGCAGGGCTTTGACTGTGCCGAACCCTTTTGGGTGGCGGTGAAACAGCGCTCCCCGGGACTGGTGCTGCTGGACATCATGTTGCCGGGCGATGACGGCCTTGCCATCCTGCGCCGCTTGAAGGAGTCCGGCGGCACGTCGCAGGTGCCAGTGATCATGCTGACCGCAAAGGCCACCGAATACGACAAGGTGAAGGGGCTTGACCTCGGTGCGGACGATTACATAACCAAACCGTTCGGGGTTATGGAACTGATCTCACGCATTCGGGCGGTGCTGCGCCGCGTGAAACCCGAGGAGAATATCGCGCTTGTTTCCTGCGGGGGGATCACCCTCGATGAGGAGCGGCGCACCGTCACCTCACAGGGGGAGCCGGTTACGCTGACCTATAAGGAATTTGAGCTGCTCAGTTACCTTCTGCGCAATGAGGGGATTGTGCTCACCCGGGAAAAGATCATGGAACGGGTGTGGGGATTTGATTATGAAGGCGAAAGCCGCACGGTGGATATGCATATCAAATCGCTGCGGCAGAAGCTCGGCGCATGCGGCGCGCTGATCCAAACCGTGCGCGGCGTGGGTTATAAGGTTTCGGTTTAA
- a CDS encoding sensor histidine kinase, which translates to MKRRMYWSLCATSILLVLLTMALTLWSVYGLLVRQAKTDLRQEYNLIARSITYAAPNAADYLDSLDLRLESFRVTMIAPDGTVLFDTDNNSNKMENHLSRPEIASALETGKGEDIRRSETMGLDSFYYAEKLPDGSVLRVSNQTRSIGAVFVSIIPLIAGIVLVILVAGMAIASRLTRRMLRPIEELAKNIGNTDTLEGYEELEPFFVKIREQNRLISQQMEHLREERDTIRTITSNMKEGLVLLDRGRSILSVNRSAISLLGAKSADYTGKNLLNLSRGVEMDECVGRALAGASADVVVDCDGRACHIFASPVLNAGEVCGAIVLIMDVTEQQKAEKIRRDFTANVSHELKTPLTSISGFAEMIENGMVGQEADVKKFAGRIYREASRLITLTDDIIRLARIEEDGRADMEPVDLKAVADSVVNTLAFTAEQKQVAIAAGGGPLTVQGNARMLEELVYNLAENAVKYNRPGGRVDIGVRREGDCAVLTVSDTGIGIPKEHQERIFERFYRVDKSRSKQTGGTGLGLSIVKHIVERHGGTISLVSAQDAGTTVTARIPLQ; encoded by the coding sequence GTGAAAAGAAGAATGTATTGGAGTCTGTGCGCCACCTCGATTTTGCTTGTGCTGCTCACCATGGCGCTGACCCTCTGGTCGGTCTATGGGCTGCTTGTCCGGCAGGCAAAGACCGATCTGCGGCAGGAATATAACCTGATTGCAAGATCTATCACCTATGCCGCGCCAAACGCAGCTGATTACCTGGACAGTCTGGATCTGCGTCTTGAGAGCTTCCGCGTCACAATGATCGCGCCGGACGGCACGGTGCTCTTTGACACCGACAACAATTCCAATAAGATGGAAAACCACCTGTCCCGTCCGGAGATTGCCTCGGCGCTTGAAACCGGAAAGGGTGAAGACATCCGCCGGTCCGAAACGATGGGGCTGGATTCGTTCTACTATGCGGAAAAGCTTCCGGACGGCAGCGTGCTGCGCGTCTCGAACCAGACGCGCAGCATCGGCGCCGTATTTGTGAGCATCATCCCGCTGATTGCGGGGATCGTGCTGGTTATCCTGGTGGCGGGTATGGCGATTGCGTCGCGGCTGACCCGGCGGATGCTCCGCCCGATCGAAGAGCTCGCGAAGAACATCGGGAACACCGATACCCTCGAAGGCTATGAGGAACTCGAGCCGTTTTTCGTAAAAATCCGGGAACAAAACCGGTTGATCAGCCAGCAGATGGAGCATCTGCGCGAGGAGCGGGACACCATCCGGACGATTACCTCAAACATGAAGGAGGGACTGGTGCTTCTGGACAGAGGCCGTTCGATCCTTTCGGTCAACCGCAGCGCAATCTCCCTGCTTGGGGCCAAAAGCGCAGATTACACCGGAAAGAACCTGCTCAATCTTTCGCGCGGCGTGGAAATGGACGAATGTGTCGGAAGGGCGCTTGCCGGGGCCAGCGCCGATGTGGTTGTCGACTGCGACGGGCGCGCCTGCCACATTTTTGCAAGCCCTGTGCTGAACGCCGGGGAGGTCTGCGGCGCGATCGTGCTCATCATGGACGTGACCGAGCAGCAGAAGGCGGAGAAGATACGCCGCGATTTTACCGCGAACGTTTCCCATGAGCTCAAAACCCCGCTCACCTCGATATCTGGCTTTGCGGAGATGATCGAAAACGGCATGGTGGGGCAGGAGGCGGACGTGAAAAAATTTGCCGGCCGCATCTATCGCGAGGCAAGCCGTCTGATCACCCTCACCGACGACATCATCCGTCTCGCACGGATCGAGGAGGACGGCCGGGCGGATATGGAGCCGGTCGATCTCAAAGCGGTGGCGGACAGTGTGGTAAATACCCTCGCTTTTACCGCGGAGCAAAAACAGGTGGCGATTGCCGCCGGAGGCGGGCCGCTTACCGTGCAGGGCAATGCGCGCATGCTTGAGGAGCTCGTTTATAACCTCGCGGAAAATGCCGTCAAATATAATCGGCCGGGCGGCCGGGTGGATATCGGCGTGCGCCGGGAGGGGGACTGTGCGGTGCTCACCGTGTCGGACACCGGAATCGGAATTCCGAAGGAACATCAGGAGCGGATTTTTGAGCGTTTCTACCGGGTGGATAAATCCCGCTCGAAACAGACCGGCGGCACCGGGTTGGGGCTTTCGATCGTGAAGCATATCGTAGAGCGGCACGGCGGGACCATTTCGCTCGTGAGCGCGCAGGACGCGGGCACCACGGTTACGGCGCGCATCCCGCTGCAATAG
- a CDS encoding GAP family protein — protein sequence MYSIFAIAIAAAVVDSLNPVAIAQQFVLQGLARRRQHIWFYISATFFTNLLGGLLVYFGAAALLRSFLADFFTRHLALLLTAELLLGIVLIVATSHIFTSEKIRALEDDLAALKGSPPPEKQNREHHVGPASLFVLGSVATLCELPSALPYFAFLAVLLTHALPIWLIVTILVVYNLIYSAPLMLMYLLYVRCQDRFDSLYRWFTCKTNRLLKILTPLVTGGAGVFLISHAITGMLV from the coding sequence ATGTATTCGATTTTTGCAATCGCAATTGCGGCCGCCGTCGTGGACAGCCTGAACCCGGTGGCGATCGCACAACAGTTTGTGCTGCAGGGACTGGCCCGCCGCCGGCAGCATATCTGGTTTTACATCAGCGCCACCTTCTTTACAAATCTTCTGGGAGGCCTGCTCGTCTATTTCGGCGCCGCGGCGCTGCTGAGAAGCTTCCTCGCCGACTTCTTCACCCGGCATCTCGCGCTTCTGCTTACGGCGGAGCTGCTTTTGGGCATCGTCCTCATTGTCGCCACCAGCCATATCTTCACCAGCGAAAAAATTCGCGCGCTCGAGGACGATCTGGCCGCGCTTAAAGGTTCCCCACCCCCTGAAAAGCAGAACCGGGAACATCATGTCGGGCCGGCGTCCCTGTTTGTGCTCGGCAGCGTGGCCACCCTCTGCGAACTGCCTTCGGCGCTTCCCTACTTTGCTTTTCTGGCCGTGCTGCTCACCCACGCCCTCCCCATCTGGCTGATCGTGACGATCCTTGTGGTCTATAACCTCATCTATTCCGCGCCGCTCATGCTCATGTATCTGCTCTATGTCCGGTGCCAGGACCGTTTTGACAGTCTTTACCGGTGGTTCACCTGCAAAACCAACCGCCTTCTGAAAATCCTCACGCCGCTCGTCACTGGCGGCGCCGGGGTATTCCTCATCTCCCATGCAATCACCGGCATGCTGGTATGA